In one window of Chiloscyllium punctatum isolate Juve2018m chromosome 11, sChiPun1.3, whole genome shotgun sequence DNA:
- the b3gnt2b gene encoding N-acetyllactosaminide beta-1,3-N-acetylglucosaminyltransferase 2 — MSVGRKRTKLVGILMMVNFFIYIVIEISRSGHQERNSSKKVIISNSVFWKPLVHIKPYWNREQHKLDELYNPVTAALYNRTVMDNINMTTMYTCEPNSQLKDEISNFDSLPDRFKDFLTYLRCRSYPLIIDQPTKCQNKPVLLLAIKSLESHFDRRQAIRQSWGKEEITGNKTVARIFLLGKSSPADDFPNLSDMLRFESEQHKDILLWDYRDTFFNLTLKEVLFLEWVSKSCSDIQYIFKGDDDVFVNTVQVLEYLNTLDKDKAKDLFIGDVITNAGPHREKKLKYYVPESIYEGVYPPYAGGGGFLYSGYLAKRLYNVSHKVTLYPIDDVYTGMCLKKLGLAPEKHKGFRTFDIMQKDRHVTCAYKNLILVHSRNPQEMIRIWSRLQDPELKC, encoded by the coding sequence ATGAGTGTGGGGCGCAAAAGGACGAAGCTGGTGGGGATTTTGATGATGGTAAACTTCTTCATTTATATAGTTATAGAGATTTCACGCAGTGGCCACCAAGAAAGAAACTCCAGCAAAAAGGTCATCATTTCTAACAGTGTCTTTTGGAAGCCATTGGTTCATATTAAGCCGTACTGGAATCGAGAACAGCACAAGCTGGATGAGTTATATAACCCTGTTACTGCTGCTTTATATAACAGAACTGTGATGGACAACATAAACATGACAACAATGTACACATGTGAACCTAATTCTCAGTTAAAGGATGAGATTAGTAATTTTGATTCTTTGCCGGATCGTTTCAAGGATTTTCTAACCTACCTACGATGTAGGAGCTATCCATTAATAATTGACCAACCAACCAAATGCCAGAATAAGCCTGTACTGCTGCTGGCTATAAAGTCACTGGAATCACACTTTGATAGAAGGCAGGCCATACGTCAGTCTTGGGGTAAAGAAGAAATTACAGGGAATAAGACAGTGGCTAGGATCTTTTTACTGGGAAAATCATCTCCGGCAGATGATTTTCCTAATCTCTCAGATATGCTAAGATTTGAGAGTGAACAGCACAAAGATATTCTTTTGTGGGATTACAGGGACACCTTCTTTAATCTAACTCTGAAAGAAGTGTTATTTCTGGAATGGGTAAGCAAATCATGCTCTGATATTCAATACATTTTTAAAGGAGATGATGATGTCTTTGTGAACACTGTGCAGGTTCTGGAATACTTGAACACTCTGGATAAGGACAAAGCCAAAGATCTGTTTATTGGTGATGTTATTACAAATGCAGGGCCTCATCGAGAGAAAAAGTTAAAATACTATGTTCCGGAGAGTATATACGAGGGGGTATATCCTCCTTATGCTGGTGGGGGTGGGTTTCTGTACTCTGGATACTTGGCAAAGAGACTTTATAATGTGTCACATAAAGTAACACTCTATCCGATTGATGATGTGTATACTGGAATGTGCCTTAAAAAACTTGGCCTTGCTCCAGAAAAGCACAAAGGTTTCAGGACTTTTGATATAATGCAAAAAGATCGACATGTTACCTGTGCATATAAAAACTTAATATTAGTCCACAGCAGAAATCCTCAAGAAATGATAAGAATCTGGAGCAGGCTGCAGGATCCTGAATTGAAATGTTAA